One region of Rhodocaloribacter litoris genomic DNA includes:
- a CDS encoding squalene/phytoene synthase family protein: MTTVSGAHSLPLPFYDDPWTGQAREAARALWRWHLSLWAAAHAAAAHPHAAGDWTEAAERVAAGEPDGVVPLEVYGAARAVCEQRNMPVALLAGQVRAAAGLTGPVRFETAAALRDFAAAFAGAHGRLLGRLAGAAGAWQQPWIEELATGFFLVGRLLHLPSELERDWLFIPLEDLDRAGVSLEALRTGAHSEAVRRLLWKQVVRARDAFAQGRPLLDELEPRYARTLKRYWLGALEVLSEVERRGYDLWQAPPTLSRFRRLQVLMQARFGRSIFSR, translated from the coding sequence ATGACGACCGTGTCGGGAGCGCATAGCCTGCCGTTGCCGTTCTATGACGATCCGTGGACCGGCCAGGCGCGGGAAGCTGCCCGGGCCCTCTGGCGCTGGCACCTTTCGCTGTGGGCGGCCGCCCACGCCGCCGCCGCTCACCCGCATGCAGCCGGGGACTGGACGGAGGCCGCGGAACGGGTGGCAGCCGGAGAGCCGGACGGGGTGGTGCCGCTGGAGGTGTACGGGGCGGCCCGTGCCGTGTGCGAGCAGAGAAACATGCCCGTGGCATTGCTGGCCGGGCAGGTCCGGGCGGCTGCCGGGCTGACCGGGCCGGTGCGCTTCGAGACCGCCGCCGCGCTGCGCGACTTTGCCGCCGCTTTTGCCGGGGCACACGGGCGGCTCCTGGGCCGCCTGGCCGGTGCCGCCGGTGCCTGGCAGCAGCCCTGGATCGAAGAACTGGCGACCGGTTTTTTCCTGGTCGGGCGCCTGCTGCACCTGCCGTCCGAGCTGGAGCGGGACTGGCTCTTCATCCCCCTGGAAGACCTGGACAGGGCCGGCGTCTCGCTGGAGGCCCTGCGCACCGGCGCCCACTCGGAAGCCGTGCGGCGGCTGCTCTGGAAGCAGGTCGTGCGGGCCCGCGATGCCTTTGCCCAGGGCCGTCCCCTTCTGGACGAGCTGGAGCCCCGCTATGCCCGCACCCTGAAGCGTTACTGGCTCGGTGCCCTGGAGGTGCTGAGCGAGGTCGAGCGGCGCGGGTATGACCTGTGGCAGGCACCGCCCACCCTCTCGCGTTTCCGGCGGCTTCAGGTGCTGATGCAGGCCCGCTTCGGCCGGTCGATCTTCTCGCGTTAA
- the purM gene encoding phosphoribosylformylglycinamidine cyclo-ligase produces MTTYREAGVDIDAGEETVRRIKPLVRETFTPGVLADIGAFGAFFEPDFRRYRHPVLVSSVDGVGTKLKVAFRMNRHDTVGQDLVNHCVNDIAVCGAVPLFFLDYFSTGKLDPEVAEAVVRGFATACRENGCALIGGETAEMPDLYETGEYDLAGTIVGVVEKEQILDGSRVQEGDVLIGLPSTGLHTNGYSLARKVLFAHYGVADRPAGLGGQTVGEALLAVHRSYLQAIRALIEQDLAHAFVHVTGGGIPGNTARVMPEGLTFEVDYAAWERPALFRLIQSLGNVPEEDMRRTFNLGIGLIAVVPAGQVEAAEAVLRARGEAPVQIGRVGRVARPEAVQRS; encoded by the coding sequence ATGACAACCTATCGTGAGGCCGGCGTCGACATCGATGCCGGCGAGGAGACGGTCCGCCGGATCAAACCCCTCGTGCGCGAGACGTTCACGCCCGGGGTGCTGGCGGATATCGGCGCGTTCGGGGCTTTTTTCGAACCTGACTTTCGGCGGTACCGGCATCCCGTGCTCGTTTCCTCCGTCGACGGCGTGGGGACCAAGCTGAAGGTGGCGTTCCGGATGAACCGGCACGACACCGTGGGACAGGACCTGGTCAACCATTGCGTGAACGACATCGCCGTCTGCGGGGCCGTGCCGCTGTTCTTCCTGGACTATTTCTCGACCGGAAAGCTGGACCCGGAGGTGGCCGAGGCGGTGGTGCGGGGGTTTGCCACGGCCTGCCGCGAGAACGGGTGCGCGCTCATCGGCGGTGAGACGGCCGAGATGCCCGACCTGTACGAGACCGGCGAGTACGACCTGGCCGGCACCATCGTCGGGGTCGTCGAGAAGGAGCAGATCCTCGACGGGAGTCGCGTGCAGGAAGGCGATGTGCTCATCGGGTTGCCGTCGACCGGGCTGCACACCAACGGGTATTCGCTGGCCCGCAAGGTGCTCTTTGCCCATTACGGGGTGGCCGACCGACCCGCCGGGCTGGGAGGGCAGACGGTCGGCGAGGCACTGCTGGCGGTGCACCGCTCGTATCTGCAGGCCATCCGTGCCCTCATCGAGCAGGACCTGGCGCATGCCTTCGTGCACGTGACCGGTGGCGGCATCCCGGGCAACACGGCGCGGGTGATGCCCGAAGGGCTCACGTTCGAGGTGGACTACGCGGCCTGGGAGCGGCCCGCCCTCTTCCGGCTCATCCAGTCGCTCGGAAACGTTCCCGAGGAGGACATGCGGCGCACCTTCAACCTGGGCATCGGGCTGATCGCCGTGGTGCCGGCCGGGCAGGTGGAAGCCGCCGAGGCCGTGTTGCGCGCGCGGGGCGAGGCACCGGTGCAGATCGGTCGGGTAGGCCGTGTGGCGCGGCCGGAGGCGGTGCAGCGTTCGTAG
- the plsY gene encoding glycerol-3-phosphate 1-O-acyltransferase PlsY encodes MLSIAVIVVLSYLAGSIPGSVWVGKWLYGIDIRHYGSGNAGATNVFRVLGWKAGVLATVVDLGKGLLAAGVIATIRLDDLPSGLAFWHVETFVRMLAGLAAIVGHMFPVWAGFKGGKGVNTAAGVLFALSPVTMLITLGVFALVLLTSRYVSLASLTATIAFPSAVAIRKYLFHVDSLDGSLLIISILMALGIIYAHRANIRRLLNGTENRVRTFRPARGMRGRGEL; translated from the coding sequence ATGCTCTCGATTGCCGTCATCGTCGTTCTCAGCTATCTTGCCGGGTCCATTCCCGGGAGCGTCTGGGTAGGTAAATGGCTCTACGGGATAGACATCCGCCACTATGGGAGCGGCAACGCCGGGGCCACGAACGTCTTCCGGGTGCTCGGGTGGAAAGCCGGGGTGCTGGCGACCGTCGTCGACCTGGGGAAGGGCCTGCTGGCCGCGGGGGTGATCGCCACGATCCGGCTGGATGATCTGCCCTCCGGGCTGGCTTTCTGGCACGTCGAGACCTTCGTGCGCATGCTGGCCGGGCTGGCCGCGATCGTCGGGCACATGTTCCCGGTCTGGGCCGGCTTCAAGGGCGGCAAGGGGGTCAATACCGCGGCCGGGGTGTTGTTTGCGCTTTCCCCCGTGACGATGCTGATCACCCTGGGCGTCTTTGCCCTGGTGCTCTTGACCTCGCGCTACGTGTCGCTGGCTTCCCTGACGGCGACCATTGCGTTCCCCTCGGCCGTGGCCATCCGGAAGTACCTGTTTCACGTCGATTCGCTCGACGGCAGCCTGCTCATCATCAGCATTCTGATGGCCCTGGGCATCATCTACGCGCACCGTGCGAACATCCGGCGGTTGCTCAACGGGACGGAGAACCGGGTCCGGACGTTCCGGCCGGCCCGGGGGATGCGGGGACGCGGAGAACTTTGA
- a CDS encoding NAD(P)H-dependent glycerol-3-phosphate dehydrogenase → MAKKIAVIGAGSWGTALTISLASAGHQVSLWARRPAAAAFMDQERYNPTYLPQAHLPDSVHITSNLAAAATDQDLWVFATPSQSVREVAARLRPYARPDLIVVSVAKGIENGTLLTTTQVLAEVLENVPRARIGVLYGPSHAEEVVTGCPTAVVAAAPDLAVAEEIQDTFMTPRLRVYANTDVIGVEIAGSVKNVMAIAAGISDGVGYGDNAKAALITRGLAEIQRLGLALGAEAGTFVGLAGIGDLVVTCMSRHSRNRYLGEQIGRGKTLEAVEREMTMVAEGVRTTRSVRDLARRLEIEMPITEAVYAILFEGKKPQEAVNELMTRSAKQEDWLPDCLQERVRHAGAGRQ, encoded by the coding sequence GTGGCTAAAAAAATCGCAGTCATCGGGGCGGGCAGCTGGGGCACGGCCCTGACGATCAGCCTGGCCTCGGCCGGACACCAGGTGTCGCTGTGGGCGCGACGCCCCGCCGCGGCGGCCTTCATGGATCAGGAACGCTACAACCCGACCTACCTGCCGCAGGCCCACCTGCCGGACTCCGTACACATTACCTCGAACCTGGCGGCGGCCGCGACGGACCAGGACCTGTGGGTCTTTGCCACACCCTCCCAGAGCGTCCGGGAGGTCGCCGCGCGGCTCAGGCCCTATGCCCGTCCGGACCTGATCGTCGTCTCCGTGGCCAAGGGCATCGAGAACGGCACGCTGCTGACGACCACGCAGGTGCTCGCCGAGGTGCTGGAGAACGTCCCCCGGGCACGCATCGGGGTACTCTACGGGCCGAGCCACGCCGAGGAGGTGGTGACCGGCTGCCCGACGGCCGTCGTGGCGGCGGCTCCCGACCTTGCCGTGGCCGAGGAGATCCAGGACACGTTCATGACCCCGCGCCTGCGCGTCTATGCCAACACGGACGTCATCGGGGTGGAGATCGCGGGCTCGGTCAAGAACGTGATGGCGATCGCGGCCGGCATCAGCGACGGCGTCGGCTACGGCGACAACGCGAAGGCCGCCCTCATCACCCGCGGCCTGGCCGAGATCCAGCGGCTGGGGCTTGCCCTGGGGGCCGAGGCCGGAACGTTTGTCGGCCTGGCCGGCATCGGGGACCTGGTCGTCACGTGCATGAGCCGGCACAGCCGCAACCGCTACCTCGGCGAGCAGATCGGCCGGGGCAAGACGCTCGAGGCGGTCGAGCGCGAGATGACCATGGTGGCCGAAGGGGTGCGGACGACCCGCTCCGTGCGCGACCTGGCCCGCCGCCTCGAGATCGAAATGCCCATCACGGAAGCGGTCTACGCCATCCTTTTCGAGGGGAAAAAGCCGCAGGAGGCCGTCAACGAGTTGATGACGCGGTCGGCCAAGCAGGAGGACTGGCTTCCGGACTGCCTTCAGGAGCGCGTCCGGCATGCGGGCGCCGGGCGGCAATGA
- a CDS encoding AlbA family DNA-binding domain-containing protein produces MTLRELTRLVALGEGPRLEFKRRVPHPARMAKEIVAFANTNGGHLLLGVADDGTILGVRDAGEEEFSLRQALERHCTPAVSIQVERIEVTRRRDVIVVHVPESAAKPHFVVNNGQASATAYVRVADMSVEASAEKVQLMRAERSPAGVQFTFGEKELLLMRYLEQYGRITVAQFAQLAHLTPHRASQTLVLMTRAGVLLLHTNPGEDYFTLAYEEEG; encoded by the coding sequence ATGACGCTTCGCGAACTGACCCGGCTGGTCGCTCTCGGTGAGGGACCGCGTCTCGAATTCAAGCGCCGCGTGCCGCACCCGGCCCGCATGGCCAAAGAGATCGTCGCCTTTGCCAATACGAACGGCGGGCATCTGCTGCTGGGGGTGGCCGACGACGGCACCATCCTGGGCGTGCGCGATGCGGGCGAGGAGGAGTTCTCGCTCCGGCAGGCGCTGGAGCGGCATTGCACCCCGGCCGTCTCGATCCAGGTCGAGCGCATCGAGGTCACCCGGCGGCGAGATGTGATCGTGGTGCACGTGCCGGAGAGTGCCGCCAAGCCGCATTTCGTGGTGAACAACGGCCAGGCTTCCGCCACGGCCTACGTGCGGGTGGCCGACATGAGCGTGGAGGCGAGCGCGGAGAAGGTGCAGCTGATGCGGGCCGAGCGGAGCCCGGCCGGGGTGCAGTTCACGTTCGGGGAGAAGGAGCTGTTGCTGATGCGGTACCTGGAGCAGTACGGCCGGATCACCGTGGCGCAATTCGCGCAGCTGGCGCACCTGACCCCGCACCGGGCTTCCCAGACGCTCGTGCTGATGACCCGGGCCGGTGTGTTGCTCCTGCACACGAATCCCGGGGAGGACTATTTCACGCTGGCGTACGAGGAAGAGGGTTGA
- a CDS encoding DNA gyrase/topoisomerase IV subunit A, producing MPVVDVIPLHQTTRTRYLNYALSVITSRALPDIRDGLKPVQRRILYAMYTNLRLYPDARYRKSATVVGEVIGKYHPHGDAAIYEAMVRMAQDFSLRAPLVDGHGNFGSLDGDNPAAMRYTEARLRPLAMELLDEIRKQTVDFRPNFDGTLFEPVVLPARVPNLLVNGASGIAVGMATNIPPHNLGEVVDALIYLISSPNARVATLVSNFIKGPDFPTGGRVLNDADSLVQIYEQGEGAVELRGEYRVEGKKQIVLYSIPYGVTKAALIEQIADHIAHERVPQLVDIRDESTDEVRIVLELRRGADPEAAMAYLFKHTSLQTRFHVNLTCLVPTANPEVAVPARVDLVTILRHFLDFRMEVVVRRLQYELEQLEKRIHILRGFEKIFDALDEAIKIIRASEDKQDAAQRLMHRFRLDDVQAEAVLETRLYKLSRLEIEAIRKELEEKERQAAELRALLGDEAARWKLIREELREIKKKYADARRTTIAGPDEHLEYSEEDYIVAEDVYVIVSRDGWVKRQRSYTEVQSIRVRDGDEVGWVLPGSTRATVAFLTNFGRAYTARIDELPNTTGHGNPIQKMFDFSDREQIVGVISFDPRVLPKVEEEPAGRDAPELFEGASNGEAAGEGETGPFLVAVTEQGQAVRLPVAGFTEPSTKNGRMFMRLADGDRVVMAEPAGGGENVCLASAEGYVLIFPVRQLPVFKSAAKGVIAMRLGKGDRVLGATLSSAARQGLEVETTRGRREVVRTTKFEVTRRGNKGRQIIRRGGLRRVIREPVELPLNGRG from the coding sequence ATGCCCGTAGTCGACGTCATTCCCCTGCACCAGACGACGCGTACGCGGTATCTGAACTACGCGTTGTCCGTTATTACCAGCCGTGCCTTGCCGGACATCCGCGACGGGCTCAAGCCGGTGCAACGGCGTATCCTCTACGCCATGTACACAAACCTGCGGCTCTACCCCGACGCCCGCTACCGCAAGAGCGCCACGGTGGTGGGGGAGGTGATCGGCAAGTACCACCCGCACGGCGATGCCGCCATCTATGAGGCCATGGTCCGCATGGCGCAGGACTTCTCGCTGCGTGCGCCCCTGGTCGACGGGCACGGCAACTTCGGCTCGCTCGACGGCGACAACCCGGCTGCCATGCGCTACACGGAGGCCCGCCTCCGGCCCCTGGCCATGGAACTGCTCGACGAGATCCGGAAACAGACCGTCGATTTCCGGCCGAACTTCGACGGGACGCTCTTCGAACCCGTGGTGCTCCCGGCCCGGGTGCCGAACCTGCTCGTCAACGGCGCCAGCGGGATCGCCGTCGGCATGGCGACGAACATTCCCCCGCATAACCTGGGCGAGGTCGTCGATGCACTCATCTACCTGATCAGCTCCCCGAATGCCCGTGTCGCCACGCTCGTGTCGAACTTCATCAAAGGACCCGACTTTCCCACGGGCGGGCGGGTCCTCAACGATGCGGACTCCCTCGTGCAGATCTACGAGCAGGGCGAAGGGGCCGTCGAACTGCGCGGCGAGTACCGGGTCGAGGGCAAGAAACAGATCGTCCTCTATTCGATCCCGTACGGCGTGACGAAGGCCGCGCTCATCGAGCAGATCGCCGACCACATCGCCCACGAGCGGGTGCCGCAGCTCGTCGACATCCGGGACGAATCCACGGACGAGGTGCGCATCGTCCTGGAGCTCCGGCGCGGGGCGGACCCCGAAGCTGCCATGGCGTACCTTTTCAAGCATACGTCGCTGCAAACCCGCTTTCACGTCAACCTGACCTGCCTGGTGCCGACGGCCAACCCGGAGGTGGCCGTTCCCGCCCGGGTGGACCTGGTGACCATCCTCCGGCACTTCCTCGACTTCCGGATGGAGGTCGTCGTGCGCCGGCTGCAATACGAGCTCGAACAACTCGAGAAGCGGATCCACATCCTGCGCGGCTTCGAAAAGATCTTCGACGCGCTCGACGAGGCCATCAAGATCATCCGTGCCTCCGAGGACAAGCAGGATGCGGCGCAGCGCCTCATGCACCGCTTCCGCCTCGACGACGTGCAGGCGGAGGCCGTCCTCGAAACCAGGCTCTACAAGCTGTCCCGGCTGGAGATCGAGGCCATCCGGAAGGAGCTCGAGGAGAAGGAGCGCCAGGCGGCGGAACTCCGGGCGTTGCTCGGCGACGAGGCGGCCCGCTGGAAGCTGATCCGGGAGGAGTTGCGCGAGATCAAGAAGAAATACGCCGACGCGCGCCGCACGACCATCGCCGGCCCGGACGAGCACCTGGAGTATTCCGAAGAGGACTACATCGTGGCGGAGGACGTCTACGTGATCGTCTCGCGGGACGGATGGGTGAAGCGGCAGCGTTCCTACACGGAGGTGCAGAGCATCCGCGTGCGCGACGGCGACGAGGTTGGATGGGTGCTGCCGGGCTCGACCCGGGCCACGGTGGCGTTCCTGACGAACTTCGGCCGGGCCTACACGGCCCGCATCGACGAGTTGCCGAACACGACCGGCCACGGCAATCCGATCCAGAAGATGTTCGACTTTTCGGACAGGGAGCAGATCGTCGGGGTGATCAGCTTCGATCCCCGCGTGCTGCCGAAGGTGGAAGAGGAGCCGGCCGGGCGGGATGCGCCGGAGCTTTTCGAGGGGGCGTCGAACGGCGAGGCGGCCGGTGAGGGAGAGACAGGGCCGTTTCTGGTGGCGGTGACGGAGCAGGGGCAGGCCGTGCGCCTGCCCGTGGCGGGCTTCACCGAACCCTCCACGAAGAACGGGCGGATGTTCATGCGCCTGGCCGACGGGGACCGGGTGGTCATGGCCGAGCCGGCCGGGGGAGGCGAGAACGTGTGCCTGGCTTCTGCGGAAGGATACGTGCTGATCTTTCCCGTTCGCCAGCTCCCGGTGTTCAAGAGTGCGGCGAAGGGCGTCATTGCGATGCGGCTGGGGAAGGGCGATCGGGTTCTCGGGGCGACGCTCTCGTCGGCGGCCCGGCAGGGGCTGGAGGTGGAGACGACGCGGGGCCGGCGGGAGGTGGTGCGGACGACCAAGTTCGAGGTGACGCGGCGGGGCAACAAGGGGCGCCAGATCATCCGGCGCGGGGGGCTTCGCCGGGTGATCCGGGAGCCGGTTGAGCTGCCGTTGAACGGCAGGGGCTGA
- a CDS encoding DNA gyrase/topoisomerase IV subunit B, which translates to MQAYTGKDIQVLEGLEPVRKRPGMYIGGTGKPGLHHLLWEIVDNAVDEATNGYASLIEVTLHRDGRSVTVSDNGRGIPVDKHPTKKVPALELILTTLHAGGKFDNRNYITSGGLHGVGASVVNALSEELVATVKRDGNVYQQRFRRGKPVTKLKCIQKNARGTGTTIFFRPDPEIFESTTFDEAWIREQLEVKTFLNGNLKILFRDEANDRRYEFFHEGGIVEYLAHLLREQSARPVHPDPFVVKQEAMEAGSRVEVALQWTELPREYVCSFVNGIPTRDGGTHEQGLKDAVRSAVRAYMETHDLLPRNLDISADDIREGLIAVVNLFMVDPQFQGQTKEKLNNPEARSLIVTAVRLELEQFLNAHPTTGEAIATRVIQAARARHASRAAARQVRRKTSVSHRLNLPGKLADCTSTNPAESEIFIVEGDSAGGSAKQGRDRRFQAVLPLRGKVLNAEQATLKKVLDNKELSNIVQALGCGMGDHLQLENLRYHKVILLMDADADGHHIATLLLTFFYRYMRPLIDEGYVYLAQPPLYRLDIGKETYWALDEADKDRIIRRVKKQKPNARVEIQRFKGLGEMMPETLKETTLDPARRRLLQVTIPETERLLTEQTVTELMGRDTSARYGFIMKHAAEVEELDV; encoded by the coding sequence ATGCAAGCCTACACCGGAAAAGACATCCAAGTCCTGGAGGGACTCGAACCCGTCCGCAAGCGTCCCGGCATGTACATCGGGGGGACGGGCAAGCCGGGGCTCCATCACCTGCTCTGGGAGATCGTGGACAACGCCGTCGACGAGGCAACGAACGGCTATGCCTCGCTCATCGAGGTGACGCTGCACCGGGACGGGCGAAGCGTCACCGTCAGCGACAACGGGCGGGGCATCCCCGTCGACAAACACCCCACGAAGAAGGTACCGGCGCTCGAACTCATCCTGACCACGCTGCACGCGGGCGGTAAGTTCGACAACCGCAACTACATCACCTCGGGCGGGTTGCACGGCGTCGGCGCCTCGGTCGTCAATGCCCTTTCCGAAGAACTGGTCGCCACCGTGAAACGCGACGGCAACGTCTACCAGCAGCGTTTTCGCCGCGGCAAGCCGGTCACGAAGCTCAAGTGCATCCAGAAAAACGCCCGGGGAACCGGCACGACGATCTTCTTCCGGCCCGATCCGGAGATCTTCGAAAGCACCACGTTCGACGAGGCCTGGATCCGGGAACAGCTCGAGGTCAAAACGTTCCTGAACGGAAATCTCAAGATCCTCTTCAGGGACGAAGCAAACGACCGGCGGTACGAGTTTTTCCACGAAGGGGGGATCGTCGAGTACCTGGCGCATCTGCTCCGGGAGCAGTCGGCCCGTCCGGTGCATCCGGATCCGTTCGTCGTGAAGCAGGAGGCGATGGAAGCCGGCAGCCGGGTGGAGGTGGCCCTCCAGTGGACCGAACTGCCCCGGGAGTACGTCTGCTCCTTCGTCAACGGGATTCCGACGCGCGACGGGGGCACCCACGAGCAGGGGCTCAAGGACGCCGTTCGCAGTGCCGTCCGCGCTTACATGGAGACGCACGATCTGCTGCCGCGCAACCTGGATATCTCTGCCGACGACATCCGGGAGGGACTGATCGCGGTCGTTAACCTGTTCATGGTCGACCCGCAGTTCCAGGGGCAGACGAAAGAGAAGCTCAACAACCCGGAAGCCCGCTCGTTGATCGTCACGGCCGTCCGGCTGGAGCTCGAGCAGTTTCTGAACGCCCACCCGACGACGGGCGAGGCCATCGCCACCCGGGTGATCCAGGCGGCCCGGGCCCGGCATGCCAGCCGCGCCGCCGCCCGGCAGGTACGGCGCAAGACCAGCGTCAGCCACCGCCTCAACCTCCCGGGCAAGCTGGCCGACTGCACCTCGACGAACCCGGCCGAAAGTGAGATCTTCATCGTGGAAGGCGACTCGGCCGGCGGCTCGGCCAAGCAGGGCCGCGACCGGCGCTTCCAGGCCGTCTTGCCGCTGCGGGGCAAGGTGCTCAACGCCGAACAGGCCACCCTCAAAAAGGTCCTGGACAACAAAGAACTCTCCAACATCGTCCAGGCCCTCGGGTGCGGCATGGGTGACCACCTGCAGCTCGAAAACCTGCGCTACCACAAGGTGATCCTGCTCATGGACGCCGACGCCGACGGGCATCACATCGCCACGCTTCTCCTGACGTTCTTCTATCGTTACATGCGCCCGCTCATCGACGAGGGCTATGTCTACCTGGCCCAGCCGCCGCTGTACCGGCTCGACATCGGGAAGGAAACCTACTGGGCCCTGGACGAGGCGGACAAGGATCGGATCATCCGCAGGGTGAAGAAGCAGAAACCGAACGCCCGCGTCGAGATCCAGCGCTTCAAGGGCCTCGGCGAGATGATGCCGGAGACGCTGAAGGAAACCACGCTCGACCCGGCACGGCGGCGGCTGCTTCAGGTGACGATCCCGGAGACGGAACGGCTGCTCACCGAACAGACCGTCACCGAGCTCATGGGCCGGGACACTTCGGCACGCTACGGCTTCATCATGAAGCACGCCGCCGAAGTTGAAGAATTGGACGTGTGA
- a CDS encoding RNA polymerase sigma factor: protein MADATLGLLLLLAWQGAVGELDDVELARRIHRGDRQGFRLFFERYHAFLLHYLERMGVPPDVAEDLVQQAFLAVWERRAQIDPSRSLRAFLFRIGHNRALNHFRDSRRLSYEAELPELPDPAPGADRRTDATFLRARLHEAVGRLPERRRAVFELCFLQGLTYREAAEVLDISPKTVENQMAQALRHLRSALAGFR, encoded by the coding sequence ATGGCAGATGCAACGCTCGGACTGCTGCTTTTGCTGGCCTGGCAGGGCGCGGTAGGTGAGCTCGACGACGTGGAGCTGGCCCGCCGCATCCACCGCGGCGACCGGCAGGGCTTCCGGCTCTTTTTCGAACGCTATCATGCCTTCCTGCTGCACTACCTGGAACGCATGGGGGTCCCACCGGACGTGGCGGAGGACCTGGTGCAGCAGGCGTTTCTGGCCGTCTGGGAACGCCGGGCGCAGATCGATCCGAGCCGATCGCTCCGGGCGTTCCTGTTCCGGATCGGGCACAACCGGGCCCTGAACCACTTCCGGGACTCGCGCCGCCTCAGCTACGAGGCCGAGCTTCCCGAGTTGCCGGACCCCGCGCCGGGCGCGGATCGCCGGACCGACGCCACCTTCTTGCGGGCGCGGTTGCATGAAGCCGTTGGACGACTCCCCGAGCGCCGCCGGGCCGTCTTCGAGCTGTGCTTCTTGCAAGGACTCACGTACCGGGAGGCAGCCGAAGTGCTGGACATCAGCCCGAAAACCGTGGAAAACCAGATGGCCCAGGCGCTACGCCACCTCCGGTCCGCGCTGGCCGGCTTCCGCTGA
- a CDS encoding FecR family protein, with protein sequence MNGQSHNDNDRDEVLARRIGRLREEGRPLASDPELADDPLVQALLAFEAGTAPDVVPERQERLWQAIQARMREPSADRRPLRRLPVGRSIWYRAAAVVLVLVAAGLGWWLYLGRETPHHLVASAGATQQVYTAPDTSRITLRPHSRLYLVAASETSLQYRLEGEAYFDVTYRPERRFQVLSGPVRVTVLGTRFDVRTWSGVEVFLEEGQVQLEGPHGQQQVLAAGQRSRLTADGRLTAPEPAPAETYLDWMRGRLTFTREPAARVTAELAHHFGVRIELPEPHASQQLSGTLLLDSLAPALQDLGRVLEGRFVEVAPGHYRFEDDAVR encoded by the coding sequence ATGAACGGGCAGTCTCACAACGACAACGACCGTGACGAAGTCCTGGCCCGGCGGATCGGCCGGCTCCGGGAAGAAGGGCGTCCGCTGGCGTCCGATCCGGAGCTGGCCGATGATCCGCTGGTGCAGGCCTTGCTGGCGTTCGAGGCCGGGACGGCGCCGGACGTCGTCCCGGAACGGCAGGAGCGTCTCTGGCAGGCCATCCAGGCGCGGATGCGGGAACCGTCGGCCGATCGCCGGCCCCTCCGGCGGCTTCCCGTGGGCCGTTCGATCTGGTACCGGGCGGCGGCCGTGGTGCTCGTGCTGGTTGCAGCCGGGCTGGGCTGGTGGCTGTACCTGGGTCGTGAGACGCCGCACCATCTGGTCGCTTCGGCCGGGGCAACGCAACAGGTGTACACGGCGCCGGACACGTCGCGGATCACGCTCCGCCCGCATTCCCGGCTCTACCTGGTCGCTGCCTCGGAAACCTCTCTGCAATACCGGCTGGAGGGGGAGGCGTACTTCGACGTGACGTACCGGCCGGAGCGGCGTTTTCAGGTGCTGTCCGGGCCGGTGCGCGTCACGGTGCTGGGGACCCGGTTTGACGTGCGCACCTGGAGCGGGGTCGAGGTTTTCCTCGAGGAAGGACAGGTGCAACTGGAAGGTCCACACGGACAGCAACAGGTGCTCGCCGCCGGCCAGCGCAGCCGCCTGACGGCCGACGGCCGGCTGACGGCACCGGAGCCCGCTCCCGCCGAGACGTATCTGGACTGGATGCGGGGCCGGTTGACCTTTACGCGGGAGCCGGCGGCCCGGGTGACGGCGGAGCTGGCTCACCATTTCGGCGTGCGGATCGAACTGCCCGAACCCCACGCGTCCCAGCAACTAAGCGGAACGCTGTTGCTGGACAGCCTGGCGCCGGCCCTGCAGGATCTGGGGCGGGTGCTGGAAGGCCGCTTCGTCGAGGTCGCTCCGGGACATTACCGATTCGAGGATGATGCGGTGCGGTAG